The proteins below are encoded in one region of Vespa velutina chromosome 21, iVesVel2.1, whole genome shotgun sequence:
- the LOC124956314 gene encoding ZZ-type zinc finger-containing protein 3, with translation MEEEEEEKCQDDEEREFYFESDHLALKGNKNYTALLKTIVILEAQRTQAIEDLDKLLAARSKAMKDPISFVAQLQSGDLPELPSPQKIADIPYIDWAQYNIALPDTRMRPQTRHGHILPQTQIKTDQENGKILVRGRAFDESKPETFNQLWTIEEQRRLEELLIEYPPEEVEMRRWTKIANALGNRTPKQVSSRVQKYFIKLLRAGLPIPGRGPKVKFDVKKGFNHRHQRNNYMLFKRSTFFPHQDLSFVTNEESKEQPIIEESEDDIGNICTDDNSELRQIELVRQVKTEKEHESYPVYKHVGYKCVVCGEEPLKGTRWHCLECQNGIDLCGDCAVAQIEAENPTHDPLHKLIPIKQSQYSQSYDLDYFPQNFNNSSYNYLDPNFLPE, from the exons atggaggaagaagaagaagaaaagtgtcAGGATGACGaggaaagagaattttattttgaatcaGATCATTTGGCATTAAAGGgtaataagaattatactGCTCTTTTAAAAACCATTGTTATATTGGAAGCACAAAGGACACAGGCTATTGAGGATCTAGATAAACTTTTAGCAGCTCGTTCTAAAGCCATGAAGGATCCAATATCTTTTGTAGCACAATTACAGAGTGGGGATTTGCCAGAATTACCAAGTCCGCAAAAGATTGCTGATATTCCTTATATTGATTGGGCACAATACAACATAGCACTGCCTGACACACGTATGAGGCCACAAACAAGACATGGACATATACTTCCACAAACACAAATTAAAACTGATCAAGAAAATGGAAAG attttagTAAGAGGACGTGCTTTTGATGAGAGCAAGCCAGAGACATTTAATCAATTGTGGACTATAGAAGAGCAAAGACGTTTAGAAGAATTATTGATAGAGTATCCACCAGAAGAGGTTGAAATGAGACGATGGACTAAAATTGCTAATGCTTTAg GCAATCGAACTCCAAAACAAGTGTCCAGTAGAGTACaaaaatactttattaaattattaagagCTGGCTTACCGATACCAGGCAGAGGACCAAAAGTAAAATTTGACGTTAAGAAGGGTTTTAATCATCGTCatcaacgaaataattatatgctATTTAAACGTTCAACATTTTTCCCACATCAAGATTTATCTTTTGTTACAAatgaagaaagtaaagaacaACCAATTATTGAAGAATCC gAGGAtgatattggaaatatttgcACAGATGATAATTCGGAATTGAGACAGATAGAACTAGTAAGACAAGttaagacagaaaaagagcaTGAGTCATATCCTGTGTACAAACACGTTGGATATAAG TGTGTAGTATGTGGAGAGGAACCATTGAAGGGTACAAGATGGCATTGTTTAGAATGTCAAAATGGGATAGATTTATGTGGTGATTGTGCTGTGGCTCAAATAGAAGCTGAGAATCCTACGCACGATCCACTGCACAAATTAATTCCAATAAAACAATCACAGTATAGTCAAAGCTATGATTTAGATTATTTTccacaaaattttaataattcttcttatAATTATCTCGATCCTAATTTTTTACCTGAATAA
- the LOC124956313 gene encoding queuine tRNA-ribosyltransferase accessory subunit 2 isoform X2, translated as MKFILDSLTHCTPRIGILKEFERLPNIIYETPLLLIYTKRGSVPHLTKDVFQMVTKQQHLLSISLPSTLKMEDSMKELNISFAEFVSMKEYINFLSIQDPTEVTPLGFQQADSISVWSRTGKVLFTADKYMDLVETFEPDLYVALCDGNMHNSEKRISKATDRSKALTEQCLKRHAASNKLKFKSILGAVEGGYNLKVREESVEYLKNKPLAGYVIDGLHDNGPDVKNIKWEQIENVIRHTIKLLPEDKLRVSLGCWNPLVILELINLGIDIFDSTYPYIITERSEALTFLCDHDSCKNTSHILTIGEKRYADDFSPICQYCECLTCKNHTRAYLHHLHVTKELLGMILLMM; from the exons ATGAAATTCATTCTTGACTCGTTAACACATTGTACTCCACGTATTGGTATACTGAAGGAATTTGAAAGATTgcctaatattatttatgaaacgCCACTTCTTCTAATATATACAAag AGAGGCAGCGTACCACATTTAACCAAAGATGTATTTCAAATGGTAACGAAACAACAACATTTATTATCCATCTCACTTCCGTCTACATTAAAAATGGAAGATAGTATGAAGgaattgaatatttcttttgcagAATTTGTTAGTATGAAG gagtatataaattttttatcaatacaaGATCCTACTGAAGTAACTCCATTAGGATTTCAACAAGCTGACAGTATATCTGTATGGTCTAGAACaggaaaagttttatttactGCAGATAAATATATGGACTTAGTAGAAACATTTGAACCTGATCTTTATGTTGCACTCTGTGATGGAAATATGCATAATTCTGAAAAACGCATATCTAAAGCAACAGATAGAAGTAAGGCTTTAACAGAGCAATGTTTAAAAAGGCATGCCGCTTCGAATAAACTcaaatttaaaagtatattagGAGCAGTTGAAGGTGgttataatttaaaagttaGAGAAGAATCAGtggaatatttgaaaaataaaccaTTGGCCGGTTATGTGATAGATGGTCTACATGATAATGGGCCagatgttaaaaatattaaatgggaacaaattgaaaatgtaATACGACATACAATT aaattattaccTGAGGATAAATTACGCGTATCATTAGGATGCTGGAATCCATTAGtaatattagaattaataaatttaggCATAGATATTTTCGATTCAACGTATCCTTACATAATTACTGAACGTTCAGAAGCTTTAACATTTCTGTGTGATCATGATAGTTGCAAGAATACAAGTCATATATTAACGATCGGCGAAAAAAg GTATGCAGATGATTTCTCTCCAATATGTCAATATTGCGAGTGCTTGACATGTAAAAATCATACTAGAGCATATTTACATCATCTACATGTTACCAAAGAATTATTGggaatgatattattaatgat GTAA
- the LOC124956313 gene encoding queuine tRNA-ribosyltransferase accessory subunit 2 isoform X1 produces MKFILDSLTHCTPRIGILKEFERLPNIIYETPLLLIYTKRGSVPHLTKDVFQMVTKQQHLLSISLPSTLKMEDSMKELNISFAEFVSMKEYINFLSIQDPTEVTPLGFQQADSISVWSRTGKVLFTADKYMDLVETFEPDLYVALCDGNMHNSEKRISKATDRSKALTEQCLKRHAASNKLKFKSILGAVEGGYNLKVREESVEYLKNKPLAGYVIDGLHDNGPDVKNIKWEQIENVIRHTIKLLPEDKLRVSLGCWNPLVILELINLGIDIFDSTYPYIITERSEALTFLCDHDSCKNTSHILTIGEKRYADDFSPICQYCECLTCKNHTRAYLHHLHVTKELLGMILLMIHNTHYYLMFFNDIRQSIKDDTFSQFRDKINSKFPKENS; encoded by the exons ATGAAATTCATTCTTGACTCGTTAACACATTGTACTCCACGTATTGGTATACTGAAGGAATTTGAAAGATTgcctaatattatttatgaaacgCCACTTCTTCTAATATATACAAag AGAGGCAGCGTACCACATTTAACCAAAGATGTATTTCAAATGGTAACGAAACAACAACATTTATTATCCATCTCACTTCCGTCTACATTAAAAATGGAAGATAGTATGAAGgaattgaatatttcttttgcagAATTTGTTAGTATGAAG gagtatataaattttttatcaatacaaGATCCTACTGAAGTAACTCCATTAGGATTTCAACAAGCTGACAGTATATCTGTATGGTCTAGAACaggaaaagttttatttactGCAGATAAATATATGGACTTAGTAGAAACATTTGAACCTGATCTTTATGTTGCACTCTGTGATGGAAATATGCATAATTCTGAAAAACGCATATCTAAAGCAACAGATAGAAGTAAGGCTTTAACAGAGCAATGTTTAAAAAGGCATGCCGCTTCGAATAAACTcaaatttaaaagtatattagGAGCAGTTGAAGGTGgttataatttaaaagttaGAGAAGAATCAGtggaatatttgaaaaataaaccaTTGGCCGGTTATGTGATAGATGGTCTACATGATAATGGGCCagatgttaaaaatattaaatgggaacaaattgaaaatgtaATACGACATACAATT aaattattaccTGAGGATAAATTACGCGTATCATTAGGATGCTGGAATCCATTAGtaatattagaattaataaatttaggCATAGATATTTTCGATTCAACGTATCCTTACATAATTACTGAACGTTCAGAAGCTTTAACATTTCTGTGTGATCATGATAGTTGCAAGAATACAAGTCATATATTAACGATCGGCGAAAAAAg GTATGCAGATGATTTCTCTCCAATATGTCAATATTGCGAGTGCTTGACATGTAAAAATCATACTAGAGCATATTTACATCATCTACATGTTACCAAAGAATTATTGggaatgatattattaatgat aCACAATACGCATTACTATCTAATGTTCTTCAATGACATACGACAAAGTATAAAAGATGATACATTCAGTCAAtttcgagataaaataaattccaaatttccaaaagaaaattcataa